The following proteins are encoded in a genomic region of Paenibacillus sp. FSL R7-0273:
- a CDS encoding TerD family protein, protein MAGINLVKGQKIDLTKGNAGLTNVVVGLGWDPAEPARGFFGVKKQANVDCDASAILLSEGGKLLNKTNLVCFHNKQNPNNSVVHSGDNLTGDGDGDDEQIKVNLKAVPADVHRVLVVVNIYDAVNRKQDFGMIKSAYIRIINGAGGSELVRFNLTDNYTGFTALICGELYRHGDEWKFAAIGEGAHAAHINQLAERYI, encoded by the coding sequence TTGGCTGGAATTAATCTCGTAAAAGGACAGAAGATTGATCTGACTAAAGGAAATGCCGGACTGACTAATGTTGTTGTAGGTCTGGGCTGGGACCCGGCTGAGCCTGCCCGCGGCTTCTTCGGTGTGAAGAAACAGGCCAATGTGGACTGTGATGCTTCGGCCATCCTGCTCAGCGAGGGCGGCAAGCTGCTGAACAAGACGAACCTGGTATGCTTCCACAACAAACAGAATCCCAATAATTCGGTTGTTCATTCAGGAGATAACCTGACCGGCGACGGCGACGGTGATGACGAGCAGATCAAGGTTAATCTGAAGGCGGTTCCTGCGGATGTGCACCGGGTGCTCGTGGTGGTTAACATTTATGATGCGGTTAACCGCAAGCAGGATTTCGGAATGATCAAATCCGCGTATATCCGGATTATCAACGGAGCCGGCGGCAGTGAGCTTGTACGGTTTAATCTGACTGATAATTACACAGGCTTTACGGCGCTTATTTGCGGGGAGCTCTACCGCCACGGTGACGAATGGAAATTCGCGGCGATCGGCGAAGGAGCCCATGCAGCACATATTAACCAGCTGGCTGAACGCTACATTTAA
- a CDS encoding TerD family protein, which translates to MAINLSKGQKIDLTKTNPGLSKIKVGLGWDTNKYDGGKDFDLDVSVFLTNANGKVDKETNFIFFNNKQNENGSVVHAGDNRTGEGDGDDEVIDIDLKSIPADVEKVAFTITIYEAEQRSQNFGQVSRSYVRIVNEESNVELIRFDLGEDFSVETGVVVGELYRNAGEWKFSAIGSGYKDGLAGLTRDYGLQ; encoded by the coding sequence ATGGCAATTAACTTATCCAAAGGGCAAAAAATCGATCTGACCAAAACAAATCCGGGCCTGTCCAAGATTAAAGTGGGTCTCGGCTGGGATACCAACAAATATGACGGCGGTAAAGATTTTGACCTTGACGTTTCCGTGTTCCTGACCAATGCAAACGGTAAAGTGGATAAGGAAACCAACTTCATCTTCTTTAATAACAAGCAGAACGAGAACGGCTCTGTTGTTCATGCCGGTGACAACCGTACAGGCGAAGGCGACGGAGACGATGAAGTGATTGATATCGACCTGAAGAGCATCCCTGCGGATGTGGAGAAGGTAGCTTTCACGATTACAATCTATGAAGCTGAGCAGAGAAGCCAGAATTTCGGACAGGTTTCCCGTTCTTACGTGCGTATCGTGAACGAAGAAAGCAATGTAGAGCTGATCCGTTTTGACCTCGGCGAGGATTTCTCCGTTGAAACCGGAGTTGTTGTAGGTGAGCTGTACCGTAATGCCGGCGAATGGAAATTCAGTGCGATCGGCAGCGGCTACAAGGACGGTCTGGCCGGCCTTACCCGTGACTACGGTCTGCAATAA
- a CDS encoding TerD family protein, which translates to MTISLSKGQRIDLTKTNPGLTKVVVGLGWDTNRYSGGKDFDLDASAFLLHEDGKAKGEDDFVFYNNPSGGAGSVTHTGDNRTGAGDGDDEQILVDFSKVPANIQRVGITVTVYDAESRAQNFGQVSNAFVRVVDAVSEREILRFDLGEDFSTETAVVFCEFYRHGADWKFQAVGSGFTGGLSALCRNYGLDAQ; encoded by the coding sequence GTGACAATCAGTCTTTCCAAAGGACAGCGGATTGATCTGACCAAGACGAATCCGGGTCTGACGAAGGTGGTAGTAGGGCTGGGCTGGGATACGAACAGATACAGCGGAGGCAAGGATTTTGACCTGGATGCCTCTGCGTTTCTGCTTCATGAAGACGGTAAGGCCAAAGGCGAGGATGATTTTGTATTCTACAATAATCCGAGCGGCGGTGCGGGCTCCGTAACGCATACCGGCGATAACCGGACAGGTGCAGGCGACGGTGATGATGAGCAGATCCTGGTTGATTTCAGCAAGGTTCCCGCCAACATTCAGCGCGTCGGCATTACAGTAACCGTCTATGATGCTGAGAGCCGCGCCCAGAATTTCGGGCAGGTCTCCAATGCATTTGTACGGGTGGTCGATGCTGTAAGTGAACGGGAAATTCTGCGGTTTGATCTCGGCGAGGATTTCTCGACAGAGACAGCTGTGGTATTCTGTGAATTTTACCGCCATGGTGCGGATTGGAAGTTCCAGGCGGTGGGCAGCGGCTTCACCGGCGGACTCAGTGCACTGTGCCGGAATTACGGGCTGGATGCGCAATAA
- a CDS encoding TerD family protein yields MSIEAVKGQKVDLTRGNPGIQSLVVEIGWHAPADMEIDASAFLLGAQAKVSGDDDLIFYNNPVTPFIRYKDVPAGGSGGLKHFEIELGKVPSDTMRIAFAVTLYNGESRRQTFGQMSNAHCRILNRATGEELMRCNLGNHFSVETAVVVGELYRYNSDWKFSAIVAGFEGGLKALCGNYGIEVEDEPAAPKADNPPPRPAPAPAPPPAPVPSPPPQLNLKKIELKKKGDSINLKKSASGLGEVLINLNWNQRQSGGLFSRKGGVDLDLACLYELKDGRKGVVQALGKAFGSLQQPPFIMLDGDDRTGSVKSGENLRINGSRVAEIKRVLIFSFIYQGVTHWSEADGVVTIHQGDGPDIIVNLDEHNNRKGMCAIALIQNVGDETFSIERLVQYFSGHQEMDQAYSWGLRWVAGSK; encoded by the coding sequence ATGAGCATAGAAGCAGTGAAGGGTCAGAAGGTAGATCTGACGCGCGGGAATCCGGGAATCCAATCGCTTGTTGTTGAAATCGGCTGGCACGCTCCGGCTGATATGGAAATTGATGCTTCGGCGTTTCTGCTGGGAGCACAGGCTAAGGTCAGCGGTGACGATGATCTGATCTTTTATAACAATCCGGTTACACCGTTCATCCGCTACAAGGATGTGCCGGCCGGCGGATCAGGCGGCCTGAAGCACTTCGAAATTGAACTGGGCAAGGTCCCCTCTGACACGATGAGGATCGCATTTGCCGTTACACTGTATAACGGGGAGAGCCGAAGGCAGACCTTTGGCCAGATGAGCAATGCTCATTGCCGGATTCTGAACCGGGCAACCGGCGAGGAACTAATGCGATGTAATCTTGGAAATCATTTCTCTGTGGAAACGGCCGTTGTAGTAGGAGAATTATATAGATATAACTCGGACTGGAAGTTTAGCGCGATTGTAGCCGGCTTTGAAGGCGGACTTAAGGCATTATGCGGAAATTACGGCATTGAGGTGGAGGATGAGCCAGCTGCTCCCAAAGCGGACAATCCGCCTCCGCGCCCGGCTCCAGCACCTGCCCCGCCCCCTGCTCCGGTACCATCGCCGCCGCCTCAGCTTAATCTCAAAAAGATTGAACTGAAGAAGAAGGGCGATTCGATTAATCTGAAGAAATCGGCCTCCGGCCTGGGGGAAGTGCTGATTAATCTGAATTGGAATCAGAGGCAAAGCGGAGGACTGTTCAGCCGTAAAGGCGGAGTAGATCTTGATCTCGCCTGCCTGTATGAATTAAAAGATGGCAGAAAAGGTGTTGTTCAGGCGCTTGGCAAGGCGTTTGGCAGCCTTCAGCAGCCTCCCTTTATTATGCTTGATGGCGACGACCGGACAGGCTCGGTGAAGTCGGGCGAGAATCTGCGGATTAACGGCAGCAGGGTGGCCGAAATCAAAAGGGTTCTGATCTTTTCTTTTATCTATCAGGGAGTTACCCATTGGTCTGAAGCGGACGGTGTTGTTACGATCCATCAGGGCGACGGGCCTGATATCATCGTGAACCTGGATGAGCATAACAACCGCAAGGGAATGTGTGCGATTGCGCTTATACAGAATGTCGGCGATGAAACGTTCAGTATCGAGCGGCTCGTGCAATATTTCAGCGGCCATCAGGAAATGGATCAGGCCTACAGCTGGGGACTGCGCTGGGTAGCTGGCAGTAAATAG
- a CDS encoding TerC family protein — MGWLSEFFRSISDNYGHFFSWGDIAATLSDPVSWGIIGSLVLLEGLLSADNALVLAVMVRHLPKEQQKKALFYGILGAYVFRFLAIGLGTYLIEFTLVKVLGALYLFYIAYKGLFKGSGEEGHKENKGASFWKTVLLVELMDIAFSIDSVIAAFGLSSEVWVLFLGGILGVLMMRGVAQVFLKLIARFPELEQAAFLLIAIIAGKMLAGAFGYELPHVVFFTVLIAVFVGTMLYSSAKKKKEIDRQA, encoded by the coding sequence ATGGGATGGCTAAGTGAGTTTTTCAGAAGCATCAGTGACAATTATGGACACTTCTTTTCCTGGGGCGATATAGCGGCAACCTTGTCCGATCCGGTCAGCTGGGGGATTATCGGCAGTCTGGTTCTGCTGGAGGGGCTGCTCTCTGCGGATAACGCGCTGGTGCTTGCGGTTATGGTCAGGCATCTGCCGAAGGAGCAGCAGAAGAAGGCACTCTTCTACGGAATTTTGGGCGCCTATGTGTTCAGATTCCTGGCAATCGGACTCGGAACCTATCTGATTGAGTTTACGCTTGTAAAAGTTCTGGGAGCCCTGTATCTCTTTTACATCGCATATAAAGGATTATTTAAGGGCAGCGGAGAAGAAGGACATAAGGAAAACAAAGGCGCCTCCTTCTGGAAGACGGTTCTCCTTGTTGAATTAATGGATATTGCTTTTAGTATAGACAGTGTTATTGCAGCCTTCGGTCTGAGCAGTGAAGTATGGGTGCTGTTCCTGGGCGGTATTCTCGGCGTGCTGATGATGCGCGGAGTAGCGCAGGTATTCCTCAAGCTAATTGCGAGATTCCCCGAGCTGGAGCAGGCAGCATTCCTGCTGATTGCTATAATTGCCGGCAAGATGCTTGCCGGAGCCTTCGGATATGAGCTGCCGCATGTGGTGTTCTTCACCGTTCTGATTGCGGTCTTCGTCGGGACCATGCTGTACAGCTCCGCGAAGAAAAAGAAGGAGATAGACAGACAGGCTTAA
- a CDS encoding HpcH/HpaI aldolase/citrate lyase family protein: MKYFDYLTKEQEALLFYSPPVTFNQYTPKELLAYAVGAALYMPATRTSVAEDILKLRAEGLVTVIIDLEDAIGDGEVCFAEESVIRHLSFLSAYADNEPDPVNSLPLIFIRVRNPEQLQQLIFRLGPLITMLTGFVFPKFTAENGADFFEAVADYNSSRGYDAPVLYGMPILESAPIIYRESRLDSLLAIRDLLGDYRDYVLNVRIGATDFSSLFGLRRSPDISIYELAPVRDCISDMINVFGRVEDGYVISGPVWEYFGNRARRSLRPQLSSFDESFGRQPREVSLYSGAAGGLIREVKLDKENGIVGKTIIHPSQLRPVQAIYSVMHEEYVDALGIIGSNDGSRGVFKSEYFNKMNEIKPHLNWAKRIVQRSQVYGVLHEEQHFACLLPENEYSHV, translated from the coding sequence TTGAAATACTTCGATTACCTGACTAAGGAACAAGAAGCGTTATTATTCTATTCTCCGCCTGTTACATTTAATCAATATACCCCTAAAGAGCTGCTGGCCTATGCCGTCGGCGCAGCACTGTATATGCCGGCAACCCGTACGAGTGTGGCGGAAGATATCCTGAAGCTGAGGGCAGAGGGACTCGTGACTGTAATTATCGATCTGGAGGATGCTATCGGTGACGGTGAAGTCTGCTTCGCCGAGGAGTCAGTAATCCGGCATCTGTCCTTTTTGTCTGCCTATGCGGATAACGAGCCTGACCCTGTGAACAGTCTTCCGCTGATTTTTATCCGTGTGCGGAATCCGGAGCAGCTGCAGCAGCTGATTTTCCGGCTGGGACCGCTGATTACTATGCTTACCGGCTTTGTCTTTCCTAAATTTACGGCTGAGAACGGAGCCGATTTCTTTGAAGCCGTTGCTGACTATAACAGCTCGCGCGGTTATGATGCCCCTGTGCTGTACGGCATGCCGATTCTGGAGAGTGCTCCGATTATTTACCGGGAGAGCCGGCTGGACAGCCTGCTGGCCATCCGTGACCTGCTGGGCGACTACCGTGATTATGTACTGAATGTCAGAATCGGGGCGACTGACTTCTCGAGCCTGTTCGGGCTGCGCCGCAGCCCGGATATCAGTATCTATGAGCTTGCTCCCGTCCGTGACTGCATCTCGGATATGATCAATGTATTTGGCCGGGTAGAGGACGGCTATGTCATATCTGGACCGGTATGGGAATATTTCGGCAACAGGGCACGCCGCAGCCTCCGTCCGCAGCTCAGCTCTTTCGATGAATCCTTCGGCAGACAGCCCCGGGAAGTGAGCCTCTACTCCGGCGCAGCCGGCGGCCTGATCCGCGAGGTAAAGCTGGACAAGGAGAACGGGATTGTAGGCAAGACGATTATTCATCCTTCCCAGCTCAGACCGGTGCAGGCTATATATTCGGTTATGCACGAGGAGTATGTCGATGCCCTGGGCATTATCGGGAGTAATGACGGCAGCCGCGGCGTGTTTAAAAGTGAATATTTTAACAAGATGAATGAAATCAAGCCGCATTTGAACTGGGCGAAGCGTATTGTACAACGATCTCAAGTATACGGGGTGTTACATGAAGAACAGCATTTTGCCTGCCTGCTACCCGAAAATGAATATTCACACGTTTAA
- a CDS encoding phosphoribosyltransferase family protein: MAARINKKRSFLFVSKVLGKHIPVNPYTPLLSGAALGLLLYREMSAETAAMDKLLDQAVHGLLHPQYAEEAYRELLAAQLTLPRPVVFIGFAETATALGHSMYNLFAGGASYIHTTREDIPELTSVISFEEEHSHAVDHLCYALHPGMLSGEEPVILVDDEITTGNTAINIIRDIQAKFPRREYVVASLLDWRSAANIQAYRDLEQELGIRISAISLLQGTIQVEGTPLLETEAGKGGADLDTGVPVVTTYIEDTLERLKVSSADSCGEINASPYLKLSGRFGLESADNRLIDQEVHRVAARLMALREGRHALVMGTGEFMYLPMRIAAELGEDVSYQSSTRSPIHPQHRPDYGVRSAAGYPSAGDPSIINYIYNVEYGQYDDIFVLLERDVPAQRIKPMTDILKGLAGNKVHLIVLAARQEAEEAADEGDR; the protein is encoded by the coding sequence ATGGCGGCCCGGATTAATAAGAAGCGCTCCTTCCTCTTTGTCAGCAAGGTGCTCGGCAAGCATATTCCCGTTAACCCCTATACTCCGCTGCTTAGCGGGGCTGCACTTGGCCTGCTCCTGTACCGTGAAATGAGCGCGGAGACCGCCGCAATGGACAAGCTGCTGGATCAGGCGGTGCATGGCCTGCTTCATCCGCAGTATGCCGAGGAGGCTTACCGCGAGCTGCTGGCGGCGCAGCTTACGCTTCCGCGCCCCGTTGTTTTTATCGGCTTTGCCGAAACCGCTACCGCACTGGGTCATAGTATGTACAACCTTTTTGCCGGCGGCGCGTCTTATATTCATACTACCCGTGAGGATATTCCGGAGCTTACCTCCGTCATCAGCTTTGAAGAAGAGCATTCCCATGCGGTAGACCATCTCTGCTATGCGCTGCATCCGGGCATGCTGTCCGGCGAAGAGCCGGTTATTCTGGTCGATGACGAGATTACAACCGGGAACACAGCTATTAATATTATCCGGGATATTCAGGCCAAATTCCCGCGCCGGGAATATGTGGTGGCTTCCCTGCTGGACTGGAGAAGCGCGGCCAATATCCAGGCATACCGTGATCTGGAGCAGGAGCTTGGAATCCGGATAAGCGCAATATCGCTGCTGCAGGGGACGATTCAGGTTGAAGGAACACCGCTGCTGGAGACGGAAGCCGGCAAAGGCGGTGCAGACCTGGACACCGGGGTACCTGTGGTGACCACTTATATAGAGGATACGCTGGAGAGGCTGAAAGTCAGCTCCGCCGATTCCTGCGGAGAGATCAATGCATCTCCATATCTGAAGCTGAGCGGGCGTTTTGGCCTTGAATCGGCCGACAACAGGCTGATCGACCAGGAGGTTCATCGGGTAGCGGCGCGGCTTATGGCACTGCGAGAAGGGCGGCACGCTCTGGTTATGGGTACCGGTGAATTCATGTACCTGCCCATGAGAATTGCTGCAGAGCTGGGAGAAGACGTATCCTACCAGTCCTCCACCCGCAGCCCGATTCATCCGCAGCACAGGCCGGATTACGGGGTGCGCAGTGCGGCCGGCTATCCGTCAGCCGGTGATCCGTCGATCATTAACTATATTTACAATGTTGAGTACGGCCAATACGATGATATTTTTGTGCTGCTTGAGCGCGATGTACCGGCTCAGCGGATTAAGCCGATGACGGATATCCTGAAAGGGCTGGCCGGTAATAAGGTACATCTTATTGTACTGGCTGCCCGGCAGGAAGCGGAGGAGGCTGCAGATGAAGGGGACAGATAA
- a CDS encoding cysteine protease StiP family protein — MKGTDKRNTVLGPEIAPPVRLGSYPPSDVTFLLKDLSSEALELGTAEREKAIQSGVSYSEMLPVEYQPTEQYIGLFRETLRESAAKVALAVAVVSERIVARRGTEGTVLVSLARAGTPIGVLIRRYIAEMYGAELPHYSVSIIRGKGLDMNAVRYILQQHGIGAKLQFVDGWTGKGAITRVLQESCKEFYSRYGIQLSDELAVLADPGYCSGTFGTREDYLIPSACLNSTVSGLLSRTVQRNDLTGPEDFHGAKFYKEWLEHDYSNVFIDAITPYFASVREAAVAAAGEMGASPPEISWRGMQDIITLQGHFGIDNINLIKPGVGETTRVLLRRVPWKIIVDTKDNPNLRHILLLAEERGVPVEEYPGLAYSCCGIIKPLKGGESE; from the coding sequence ATGAAGGGGACAGATAAGCGGAATACGGTGCTGGGTCCGGAAATAGCCCCGCCTGTTCGCCTGGGAAGCTATCCCCCGTCTGATGTTACCTTTCTGCTGAAGGATCTCAGCAGCGAGGCGCTTGAGCTGGGAACAGCGGAGCGGGAGAAGGCGATTCAGTCGGGAGTGAGCTACTCGGAGATGCTTCCGGTGGAATATCAGCCCACCGAGCAGTACATCGGGCTGTTCCGCGAGACATTAAGGGAGTCTGCAGCTAAGGTGGCGCTGGCTGTAGCCGTTGTCTCGGAGCGGATTGTCGCCCGGCGGGGAACGGAGGGGACGGTGCTCGTCTCCCTGGCCCGGGCCGGTACCCCGATCGGCGTGCTGATCAGGCGCTATATTGCTGAGATGTACGGGGCAGAGCTGCCGCACTACAGTGTCTCCATCATCCGCGGCAAAGGCCTTGATATGAATGCTGTCCGCTACATTCTGCAGCAGCATGGCATAGGGGCCAAACTGCAATTTGTGGACGGATGGACTGGCAAAGGGGCAATTACGCGGGTATTGCAGGAGTCGTGCAAGGAGTTCTACAGCAGGTACGGGATACAGCTCAGTGATGAGCTCGCCGTATTAGCTGATCCCGGCTACTGCTCGGGGACCTTCGGGACAAGAGAGGATTATCTGATTCCGAGCGCCTGCCTGAATTCTACGGTGTCCGGCCTGCTGAGCCGGACGGTGCAGCGGAACGATCTGACCGGCCCGGAGGATTTCCATGGCGCGAAGTTCTATAAGGAATGGCTTGAGCATGACTACTCCAATGTGTTTATTGACGCTATTACTCCCTATTTCGCGTCTGTAAGAGAAGCAGCCGTTGCTGCTGCCGGAGAAATGGGGGCTTCGCCTCCTGAGATTTCCTGGCGGGGAATGCAGGATATTATAACCCTGCAGGGGCATTTCGGAATAGATAACATCAATCTGATCAAGCCGGGTGTAGGTGAGACCACCCGGGTGCTGCTGCGCAGAGTACCCTGGAAAATTATTGTCGATACTAAAGACAATCCTAATCTGCGCCATATTCTCCTGCTGGCCGAAGAACGCGGCGTTCCGGTGGAGGAGTATCCGGGGCTGGCCTATTCCTGCTGCGGGATCATTAAACCGCTGAAGGGAGGGGAGTCTGAATGA
- a CDS encoding HAD family hydrolase — translation MIYASDLDRTLIYSLGALSVPEDTPGLVPAEIIDGVTRSYISGRALQLLQELTADIIFMPVTTRTIAEYKRINLFQETLIPDYAVTSNGGNILVNGVVDQEWRSHIGSLVLQRSAEAEEVRQIVRSVVREEWIISERYCDELFFTYMVYRDLLPLDEINHMSERLHGLGWRVSLQGRKLYVVPEAVNKSDAIIHVRRTVRSEPMVASGDSLLDKSLLESADYAIAPCHGEIFAEQQVTQVKLKYPFTECRGVFAGDEIMLYVQRIYHNLTTLGVGPQ, via the coding sequence ATGATTTATGCCAGTGATTTGGACCGGACGCTGATCTATTCCCTTGGTGCATTAAGTGTTCCGGAGGATACTCCCGGACTTGTGCCTGCGGAGATTATTGATGGAGTTACAAGATCCTATATATCGGGGCGGGCGCTTCAGCTGCTGCAGGAGCTTACGGCGGATATTATTTTTATGCCGGTGACTACCCGCACTATTGCAGAATACAAGCGGATTAACCTGTTCCAGGAGACCCTGATCCCGGATTACGCTGTTACCAGCAACGGCGGCAATATCCTTGTAAATGGGGTAGTCGATCAGGAATGGCGCAGCCATATCGGCAGTCTGGTGCTGCAGCGTTCAGCTGAGGCGGAAGAGGTCAGGCAGATTGTCCGGTCCGTTGTCCGCGAAGAATGGATTATCAGTGAGCGTTACTGTGATGAGCTGTTTTTCACGTATATGGTGTACCGGGATCTTTTGCCGCTGGATGAGATTAATCATATGTCCGAGCGTCTGCACGGGTTAGGCTGGAGAGTGTCACTGCAGGGCCGTAAGCTGTATGTGGTCCCGGAAGCGGTCAACAAGAGCGATGCCATCATCCATGTGCGGCGTACGGTCCGCTCTGAGCCTATGGTGGCCTCCGGTGATTCGCTGCTGGACAAAAGCCTGCTGGAGAGCGCCGATTATGCTATCGCCCCCTGCCACGGAGAAATATTTGCCGAGCAGCAGGTGACTCAAGTAAAATTAAAGTATCCCTTTACGGAGTGCAGAGGCGTTTTTGCAGGGGATGAAATTATGCTGTATGTGCAGAGGATTTATCATAATCTAACGACATTGGGAGTTGGGCCGCAATGA
- a CDS encoding ATP-grasp domain-containing protein, translated as MKKVNIYFNRWFSVAYHYMNLIRNNEDGVPVQIFATHPDIKHMSLQGADVAGTEPAVTGIEYVQFCVDFCRRNEIDLFIPRLHMMDIALHAAQFEAIGTKVLVCRDLDLLEMMLDKGKFYEKVKETGIMEIPEYHVVSNAEQFKAAYEDLSAKGLRVCFKPTETEGGLGFRIINNSRSPLEELFGYVTQHISFDDAYRILASTDSFPDLMVMELLEGYEYSIDCLADENGRLLAAVPRRKDTGRLRVMEHIPELEHIAGRVAETFKIPFNYNIQMKYGGAVPKLLEINPRMSGGLHVSCLSGINFPYLAVKSALGGKVEPVQFGEDVLASHIEQPMIMKIFAESTIPDAVN; from the coding sequence ATGAAAAAGGTAAATATTTATTTTAACCGCTGGTTTTCCGTGGCTTATCATTATATGAATCTTATCCGCAATAACGAAGACGGCGTACCTGTGCAGATCTTTGCCACACACCCCGATATTAAGCATATGTCGCTGCAGGGTGCTGATGTCGCCGGTACGGAGCCTGCGGTTACTGGCATAGAGTACGTGCAGTTCTGCGTTGATTTCTGCCGCCGCAATGAGATAGATCTATTTATTCCCCGTTTGCATATGATGGATATCGCCCTGCACGCGGCGCAATTTGAGGCAATCGGCACGAAGGTGCTGGTATGCCGTGACCTGGATCTGCTGGAAATGATGCTGGATAAGGGCAAGTTCTACGAGAAGGTTAAGGAAACCGGGATTATGGAAATTCCGGAATACCATGTGGTCAGCAATGCGGAGCAGTTCAAGGCCGCGTATGAGGATCTCTCTGCCAAAGGCCTTCGCGTCTGCTTCAAACCGACGGAGACGGAGGGCGGCCTGGGCTTCCGGATTATTAACAACAGCCGTAGTCCGCTGGAGGAGCTGTTCGGCTATGTAACCCAGCATATTTCTTTTGACGATGCTTACCGTATTCTGGCCAGTACAGATTCCTTCCCTGATCTCATGGTGATGGAGCTGCTTGAAGGCTACGAATACAGTATTGATTGTCTGGCTGATGAGAACGGCAGGCTGCTGGCCGCTGTCCCCCGGCGCAAGGATACCGGACGCCTGCGGGTGATGGAGCATATACCGGAGCTCGAGCATATTGCCGGCAGAGTGGCTGAGACGTTCAAGATTCCGTTCAATTATAATATTCAGATGAAGTATGGCGGTGCTGTTCCCAAGCTGCTGGAGATTAATCCCCGGATGTCGGGCGGGCTGCATGTCTCCTGCCTGTCCGGCATTAACTTCCCGTACCTGGCTGTCAAAAGCGCACTCGGCGGCAAGGTTGAGCCTGTCCAGTTCGGTGAAGATGTACTTGCAAGCCATATTGAACAGCCGATGATTATGAAAATCTTCGCTGAATCCACCATTCCTGATGCTGTGAATTAG
- a CDS encoding toxic anion resistance protein, which translates to MSTQLIQLKKEDEQKVVEEASQLIEQVAKTDTVALDSLMDDIGKLGVKTQEKAGQTLKLLDRPVNDLMSGKRVEVPNMIMKLRNECETLQQSKNVSFFGKMLRKSPLKNYVYKYQSVRTNIDAIVTGLRDGRDTLEESIVNMRQLKRTSMEEIYNLQTKIAFGNRLKELFEVEIAKPENEFRKAYLERGLRKVMVRIQSMTEMILLYNQAIAATDIINDNNDKLIDSVNNAIDKTSNLITVSAMIAMSLADQENVISAVEATNKTIEDQFKENARLLRTTTEKTTELLSKPSMSLEAVNQAIGDLLSALDTSEQSNRRIIESCQDYTSKMTTINTQLNNRLGLNEGSQPQALKQAANDSGLSSFLN; encoded by the coding sequence ATGTCCACGCAGTTAATTCAGCTCAAGAAGGAAGACGAGCAGAAGGTAGTCGAAGAAGCCTCGCAGTTAATAGAACAGGTAGCCAAGACAGATACCGTAGCCCTAGACTCCCTGATGGATGACATCGGCAAGCTGGGGGTTAAGACGCAGGAGAAGGCCGGGCAGACACTGAAGCTGCTGGACCGTCCGGTCAATGACCTTATGTCCGGCAAGCGTGTGGAAGTGCCGAATATGATTATGAAGCTGCGCAACGAGTGTGAGACGCTCCAGCAGAGCAAGAACGTCAGCTTTTTCGGTAAAATGCTCCGCAAGAGCCCGCTCAAGAATTACGTCTATAAATACCAGTCTGTCCGCACCAATATTGACGCTATCGTTACCGGCCTGCGTGACGGCCGCGATACGCTGGAAGAGAGCATCGTCAATATGCGCCAGCTCAAGCGCACCTCAATGGAGGAAATCTACAATCTGCAGACTAAGATTGCCTTCGGTAACAGACTGAAGGAGCTGTTTGAGGTTGAAATTGCCAAGCCCGAGAACGAGTTCCGCAAGGCTTACCTGGAACGCGGACTGCGCAAGGTTATGGTGCGTATCCAGTCCATGACTGAGATGATCCTGCTCTACAATCAGGCGATTGCCGCTACAGATATCATTAATGACAACAATGATAAGCTGATTGATTCGGTTAACAACGCCATTGATAAAACCTCAAACTTGATTACCGTGTCGGCAATGATTGCGATGTCGCTGGCGGACCAGGAGAATGTCATTTCTGCGGTTGAGGCGACGAACAAGACGATTGAAGACCAGTTCAAGGAGAACGCGCGGCTTCTGCGCACAACGACTGAGAAAACCACGGAGCTGTTGTCCAAGCCTTCCATGTCGCTTGAAGCTGTCAATCAGGCAATCGGCGATCTGCTGAGCGCACTGGATACCTCCGAGCAGTCCAACCGCCGGATTATCGAGAGCTGTCAGGATTACACGTCCAAGATGACTACGATCAATACCCAGCTTAACAACCGTCTCGGCCTTAATGAAGGCTCACAGCCGCAGGCGCTGAAGCAGGCGGCGAATGACAGCGGGCTCAGCAGCTTTTTGAATTAA